A region of Pseudomonas cavernicola DNA encodes the following proteins:
- a CDS encoding chromate resistance protein ChrB domain-containing protein: MKNWLSLIIGLPTANATARMRAWRALKASGAAVLRDGAYLLPENEACREALVAVERDILSINGTAYLLPINDPDGERFIELFDRSEEYAKLRVEIEECRGQLNAENALASTKQIRKLRKSFAQLASIDFFPGEAKQQLDIALQELETAVSRALSADEPSSHDQPIAMLSRNDYQGRVWATRKRPWVDRLASAWLIQRFIDPAARILWLTSPLDCPPDALGFDFDSATFSHVGNRVTFETLQASFDLHEPGLSRIAALVHYLDVGGIQPVEAAGIERVLAGLRETIPNDDHLLTAASAIFDGLLAAFVKEENPDE, translated from the coding sequence ATGAAAAATTGGCTATCTCTCATCATCGGCTTACCGACGGCAAACGCCACAGCCCGCATGCGAGCCTGGCGGGCACTGAAAGCCAGTGGTGCCGCCGTACTGCGTGATGGCGCCTACCTGCTGCCGGAAAACGAAGCGTGCCGTGAGGCCCTGGTTGCCGTCGAACGCGACATCCTTTCGATCAATGGCACGGCCTATCTGCTGCCGATCAATGATCCTGACGGTGAGCGCTTCATCGAACTGTTCGACCGTAGCGAGGAATACGCCAAGCTGCGTGTTGAGATTGAGGAATGCCGTGGCCAACTGAACGCCGAGAATGCACTGGCTAGCACCAAACAGATTCGCAAACTGCGCAAATCTTTCGCCCAGTTGGCGAGCATCGATTTCTTCCCCGGCGAGGCCAAGCAGCAACTCGATATCGCATTGCAGGAGCTTGAGACCGCCGTCAGTCGAGCCTTGTCTGCGGATGAACCGAGCAGCCACGACCAGCCGATAGCGATGCTGAGTCGCAACGACTATCAAGGGCGTGTCTGGGCCACCCGCAAGCGCCCGTGGGTCGACCGCCTCGCCAGTGCCTGGCTGATCCAGCGTTTCATCGACCCCGCTGCCCGCATCCTCTGGCTGACCTCGCCCTTGGACTGCCCGCCTGACGCCCTCGGATTCGACTTCGATAGCGCGACCTTCAGTCATGTCGGCAATCGCGTCACTTTCGAAACCCTTCAAGCAAGCTTCGACCTGCATGAGCCAGGTCTCAGCCGGATCGCGGCGCTGGTGCACTACCTCGATGTCGGCGGTATCCAGCCGGTGGAAGCCGCCGGCATTGAACGAGTGCTGGCTGGGCTGCGCGAAACCATACCCAATGACGACCACCTGCTGACTGCCGCGAGCGCCATCTTCGATGGGCTGCTGGCGGCGTTCGTGAAAGAAGAGAACCCCGATGAGTGA
- the chrA gene encoding chromate efflux transporter — MSETAAPSVEPDLPRTEPVSLFQAFLFWLKLGFISFGGPAGQISIMHQELVERRRWISERRFLHALNYCMLLPGPEAQQLATYIGWLMHRTWGGVIAGVLFVLPSLFILIALSWVYIAFGDLPVVAGLFYGIKPAVTAIVVQAAHRIGSRALKNNLLWAIAAASFVAIFALNAPFPLIVLGAALLGYLGGRLVPEKFSVGGGHGAAKQSFGPALIDDDTPTPEHARFRWSHLVSLAAIGSLLWLLPMGLLTALYGWEGTLTQMGWFFTKAALLTFGGAYAVLPYVYQGAVGHYGWLTPTQMIDGLALGETTPGPLIMVVAFVGFIGAYVQQVFGADQAFLAGAVAASLVTWFTFLPSFLFILAGGPLVESTHNELRFTAPLTGITAAVVGVILNLALFFGYHVLWPEGFSGRFDWPSALIALAAAIALFRFKRGVIQVLLACALIGLVVHLLQN; from the coding sequence ATGAGTGAAACCGCCGCGCCGTCAGTGGAGCCGGATCTCCCCCGCACCGAGCCCGTCAGCCTGTTTCAGGCATTCTTGTTCTGGCTGAAGCTCGGCTTCATCAGTTTCGGTGGCCCAGCCGGGCAGATCTCGATCATGCACCAGGAGCTGGTCGAGCGGCGGCGCTGGATCTCGGAGCGGCGGTTTCTGCACGCCCTGAACTACTGCATGTTGTTGCCGGGGCCAGAGGCGCAGCAGCTGGCCACCTACATCGGCTGGCTGATGCATCGCACCTGGGGTGGAGTCATTGCCGGCGTACTTTTCGTGCTGCCGTCCCTGTTCATCCTGATTGCGCTGTCGTGGGTCTACATCGCCTTCGGCGACCTGCCGGTGGTAGCCGGGTTGTTCTACGGCATCAAGCCGGCGGTGACCGCCATCGTGGTGCAGGCGGCCCATCGGATCGGCTCGCGGGCGCTGAAGAACAATCTGTTGTGGGCGATTGCGGCGGCCTCCTTCGTGGCCATCTTTGCGCTCAACGCGCCCTTCCCGCTGATCGTGTTGGGAGCAGCCCTGCTCGGGTATCTGGGTGGGCGCCTGGTGCCGGAGAAATTCAGTGTCGGCGGCGGTCACGGCGCGGCAAAGCAGTCTTTCGGCCCGGCGCTGATCGATGACGACACGCCTACACCCGAACATGCGCGCTTCCGTTGGTCGCACCTGGTCTCGTTGGCGGCGATTGGCTCCTTGCTGTGGCTACTGCCGATGGGCCTGCTGACCGCGCTATACGGCTGGGAGGGCACGCTGACGCAGATGGGCTGGTTCTTCACCAAGGCGGCGCTGCTGACTTTTGGTGGGGCTTATGCGGTGTTGCCCTATGTCTACCAGGGCGCTGTCGGTCACTACGGCTGGCTGACGCCGACACAGATGATCGACGGCCTGGCCCTGGGCGAAACAACACCGGGGCCGTTGATCATGGTGGTGGCCTTCGTCGGCTTCATCGGTGCCTATGTGCAGCAGGTGTTCGGCGCCGACCAGGCGTTCCTGGCTGGCGCGGTGGCGGCGAGCCTGGTCACCTGGTTCACCTTCCTGCCGTCGTTCCTGTTCATCCTCGCCGGCGGCCCGCTGGTGGAGTCGACCCACAACGAACTGAGATTCACCGCGCCTTTGACCGGTATTACCGCCGCCGTGGTGGGGGTGATCCTCAACCTTGCGTTGTTTTTCGGCTATCACGTCCTCTGGCCAGAAGGATTCAGCGGCAGGTTCGATTGGCCCTCGGCACTGATCGCGCTGGCCGCCGCCATCGCCTTGTTCCGCTTCAAAAGAGGCGTGATCCAGGTGCTGCTCGCCTGCGCCCTGATTGGATTGGTAGTGCATCTATTGCAGAACTGA
- a CDS encoding rhodanese-like domain-containing protein, giving the protein MSRISICELAEWQATGRLFTLLDVRRASVRLADAAEIPGAQWLDPESVFTWKDQIPRDRPVMLYCAQGHEISQGIAATLYAMGLDARYLIDGFAGWRSAGQTTQSL; this is encoded by the coding sequence ATGAGCCGTATCTCTATTTGCGAACTGGCGGAATGGCAAGCCACAGGCCGGCTATTCACCCTGCTGGATGTGCGTCGCGCGAGTGTGCGGCTAGCCGACGCAGCGGAAATCCCTGGGGCGCAGTGGCTCGACCCGGAATCGGTGTTCACCTGGAAGGATCAGATCCCACGGGATAGGCCGGTGATGCTGTATTGCGCCCAAGGGCACGAGATCAGCCAGGGGATTGCCGCCACGCTGTATGCCATGGGGCTCGACGCACGCTACTTGATTGACGGTTTTGCTGGCTGGCGCAGTGCCGGCCAGACCACCCAGAGCCTATAG
- a CDS encoding chromate resistance protein ChrB domain-containing protein, protein MKWITRERPKIDRIACPWLITRFIDPQPEFLYVPSSEVLRMAREENATPYDIPGVELSHDGELCSFDAFLKRYELDDPALQQVAKIVRGADTSRLDLTPQSAGLYAISLGLSHTFANDHEMLRHGLVIYDALYVWCKNCQGETHNWPPQM, encoded by the coding sequence ATGAAGTGGATAACCCGTGAGCGGCCCAAGATTGATCGGATCGCCTGCCCTTGGCTGATTACGCGCTTCATCGATCCGCAGCCGGAGTTTCTCTACGTCCCCAGCAGCGAGGTGCTACGCATGGCCCGCGAGGAAAATGCGACGCCGTACGACATTCCTGGCGTCGAGCTCTCCCATGACGGAGAGCTGTGCAGCTTCGATGCATTCCTGAAAAGGTACGAACTGGACGATCCGGCCTTGCAGCAGGTGGCCAAGATTGTGCGCGGCGCCGACACTTCCCGCCTCGACCTCACGCCGCAATCCGCGGGGCTGTACGCCATCTCGTTGGGGCTGTCGCATACCTTCGCCAATGATCACGAAATGCTCCGCCACGGCTTGGTGATCTATGACGCGCTGTATGTCTGGTGCAAGAACTGCCAGGGCGAGACGCACAACTGGCCACCGCAGATGTGA
- a CDS encoding YqaA family protein, whose protein sequence is MWDFSGYFGLFLAAFGAATLLPLQSEAVLVGLLLTDNYAVWALLAVATTGNVLGSAVNWLLGRYIEHLRHRRWFPVSESKLEQAQQAYHRYGRWSLLLSWVPIIGDPLTVMAGVMREPFWSFLLIVLLAKGARYLVLASLTLGWAG, encoded by the coding sequence ATGTGGGATTTTTCCGGTTATTTCGGCCTGTTCCTGGCGGCATTCGGTGCCGCCACTTTGTTGCCCTTGCAGTCGGAAGCGGTATTGGTCGGGCTGCTACTCACTGACAACTATGCCGTCTGGGCGCTGCTGGCCGTTGCGACTACAGGCAATGTGCTGGGCTCGGCGGTGAACTGGCTGCTTGGCCGCTACATCGAGCACTTGCGCCATAGGCGCTGGTTCCCAGTCAGCGAAAGCAAGCTGGAGCAAGCCCAGCAGGCCTATCACCGCTATGGTCGCTGGTCGCTGCTGCTGAGCTGGGTGCCGATCATCGGAGACCCGCTCACCGTGATGGCTGGCGTCATGCGAGAGCCGTTCTGGAGCTTTCTGTTGATTGTGCTATTGGCCAAGGGCGCACGCTATCTGGTGCTCGCGTCACTCACCCTGGGGTGGGCAGGATGA
- a CDS encoding nickel/cobalt efflux protein RcnA, with product MSGFAELLQQGASHAWLYFPSAILLGALHGLEPGHSKTMMAAFIVAIRGTVKQAILLGLAATVSHTAVVWLVALGGMYLGQNLDAETTEPYFQLASGVIIIAIAVWMLWRTWRGEQMWRFEEGGDHHHDHHDETHRIDTGHGRIELSIFEEGVPPRWRMKVLSGHSWLAAEVSLLTARPDGLTQQFSFADRGSYLESVDEIPEPHEFTTRLSLGHAGHSHDYDLDFHEHEHDHQHAELEGLELSLDGYQDAHERAHANDIRKRFNNRDVTTGQIILFGLTGGLIPCPAAITVLLLCLQVKEVALGSVLVLCFSIGLAITLVTVGAAAALGARQASNRWPWFGTVARRAPYLSSLLIIGVGIYVGIHGWIGLSA from the coding sequence ATGTCGGGCTTCGCTGAACTTCTGCAACAGGGTGCATCGCACGCCTGGCTGTATTTCCCCAGCGCGATCTTGCTGGGTGCCTTACACGGCCTTGAGCCAGGACATTCGAAAACCATGATGGCGGCCTTCATCGTGGCCATTCGTGGCACGGTGAAACAGGCCATTCTGTTGGGTTTGGCGGCCACGGTTTCGCACACCGCAGTGGTCTGGCTGGTTGCTTTAGGTGGCATGTACCTTGGCCAGAATCTGGATGCTGAAACCACCGAGCCCTATTTTCAGCTCGCCTCCGGCGTGATCATCATCGCCATTGCCGTGTGGATGCTCTGGCGCACCTGGCGTGGCGAGCAAATGTGGCGCTTCGAGGAGGGTGGCGATCATCACCACGACCATCATGACGAGACCCATCGCATCGATACCGGGCACGGGCGCATCGAACTGTCGATATTCGAGGAGGGTGTACCGCCACGCTGGCGCATGAAGGTATTGAGTGGCCACAGCTGGCTGGCCGCTGAAGTGAGCCTGCTGACTGCCCGACCCGATGGGCTGACCCAGCAGTTCAGCTTCGCGGATCGCGGCAGTTATCTCGAGTCGGTGGATGAAATCCCCGAACCCCATGAGTTCACCACTCGCCTGAGCCTCGGGCATGCCGGTCACTCGCATGACTATGACCTGGACTTCCATGAGCACGAGCATGATCACCAGCATGCCGAACTGGAAGGTCTGGAGCTGTCGCTGGATGGTTATCAGGATGCCCATGAACGAGCGCATGCCAATGACATTCGCAAGCGTTTCAACAACCGCGACGTGACAACTGGGCAGATCATCCTATTCGGCCTGACTGGCGGCCTCATCCCTTGTCCTGCGGCCATCACCGTTCTGCTGCTGTGTCTGCAGGTGAAAGAAGTCGCACTAGGGTCTGTCCTCGTGCTGTGCTTCAGCATCGGATTAGCAATCACCTTGGTAACCGTTGGTGCGGCAGCTGCCTTGGGGGCACGGCAAGCTTCGAACCGCTGGCCCTGGTTCGGCACTGTGGCTCGCCGCGCCCCTTACCTTTCCAGTCTGCTGATCATCGGTGTGGGGATCTACGTCGGCATCCATGGCTGGATTGGTCTGAGCGCGTAG
- a CDS encoding metal-sensing transcriptional repressor, translated as MSEHGHLHQSHGAIIKRLKRAEGHLRSIVTMIEDGRTCVDIAQQLHAVEKAICQAKRTLIQDHIDHCLEHSVGALASGERAPLEEFKQITKYL; from the coding sequence ATGAGCGAACACGGTCACCTCCACCAGAGCCACGGTGCCATCATCAAGCGGCTCAAGCGAGCCGAGGGGCACCTGCGCAGCATCGTCACCATGATCGAGGATGGCCGTACCTGTGTGGACATCGCTCAGCAGCTGCATGCGGTGGAAAAGGCTATCTGCCAGGCCAAGCGCACGCTGATTCAGGATCATATCGATCACTGCCTGGAACACTCGGTCGGAGCCCTTGCCAGCGGTGAGCGCGCGCCCTTGGAAGAGTTCAAGCAAATCACCAAGTATCTGTAG
- a CDS encoding MFS transporter, giving the protein MNSTAIPSVHLTRGTSAYRRATLALFCAGFATFALLYCVQPLLPLLAAHFAVSAASSSLALSLTTLSLALCLLVSGALAESWGRKPVMLAALGLACVFGVGSALVASWHWLLVLRALLGLALSGLPALAMAYVGEEFAPESLPAAMGLYIGGTALGGLLGRLLAGLLSDLGGWPLALGGIAGLGFIALGLFIWLLPASRHFKAQPLSLVGLLGNFAEHLRNRELRGLFLQAFLLMGGFVALFNYVGFRLAAPPFSLSSTAIGLLFSVYLVGIFSAGWAGRLVLRLGARRVMQGGIGIMLFGVALCAMPWLSAAVLGLAFFTLGFFAAHAVASGQVGQRAKGAKAQASALYLGAYYLGSSVVGYGAGYVWEHAGWLPLLAVLVALFLFAGWRARTL; this is encoded by the coding sequence ATGAATTCAACTGCAATTCCGTCCGTGCATTTGACGCGTGGCACCTCGGCTTATCGACGTGCCACTTTGGCACTGTTCTGCGCCGGCTTTGCCACCTTTGCTTTGCTCTATTGCGTGCAGCCGTTGTTACCGTTGCTGGCTGCGCATTTCGCGGTGTCGGCGGCCAGCAGCAGTCTGGCGTTGTCATTGACCACCTTGAGTTTGGCGCTTTGCCTGCTGGTGTCCGGCGCCTTGGCCGAGAGCTGGGGGCGTAAACCGGTGATGCTGGCTGCGCTCGGGTTGGCCTGCGTGTTCGGCGTGGGCAGTGCGCTGGTGGCGTCCTGGCACTGGCTGCTGGTGCTGCGCGCTCTGCTGGGCCTGGCCCTGAGTGGTTTGCCGGCCTTGGCCATGGCCTATGTTGGCGAGGAGTTCGCCCCGGAGTCCTTGCCGGCGGCGATGGGGCTGTACATCGGCGGCACCGCCTTGGGTGGTTTGCTCGGGCGCTTGCTGGCCGGTCTGTTGAGTGACCTCGGCGGCTGGCCGTTGGCCTTGGGCGGGATCGCCGGGTTGGGTTTTATCGCCCTGGGTCTATTTATTTGGTTGCTGCCGGCCTCGCGGCATTTCAAGGCGCAGCCGCTGTCCCTCGTCGGGCTGTTGGGTAATTTTGCCGAGCATTTGCGCAATCGGGAGCTGCGTGGGTTGTTCTTGCAGGCTTTCCTGTTGATGGGCGGTTTTGTGGCGTTGTTCAACTACGTTGGCTTTCGCCTGGCGGCGCCGCCGTTCAGCTTGTCTTCGACGGCGATCGGTTTGTTGTTCAGCGTCTATCTGGTCGGAATTTTCAGCGCCGGTTGGGCCGGGCGTTTGGTGTTACGTTTGGGCGCGCGGCGGGTCATGCAGGGCGGTATCGGCATCATGCTGTTCGGTGTGGCCTTGTGCGCCATGCCTTGGTTGAGTGCTGCGGTACTCGGCTTGGCTTTCTTCACCTTGGGCTTTTTCGCCGCCCATGCGGTGGCCAGCGGCCAGGTCGGCCAGCGCGCCAAAGGCGCCAAGGCCCAGGCTTCGGCGCTCTATCTCGGCGCGTATTACCTGGGCTCCAGTGTGGTCGGTTACGGCGCTGGTTATGTCTGGGAGCACGCGGGCTGGTTGCCGCTGCTGGCGGTGTTGGTGGCGCTCTTCCTGTTCGCCGGCTGGCGAGCGCGTACGCTTTAG
- a CDS encoding Hsp20/alpha crystallin family protein has product MYESLLNFPDSPFDELERMQRELQQAFGNAGRPGSIRALASGAFPPINVGSTPTAIEIYAFAPGIDPATLDVQIYHGLLSISGERASPENSEMHSVYANERFAGRFKRTVSLPEDADPDKVEAHYRDGVLHITVGRQKSAQPKRIAIQ; this is encoded by the coding sequence ATGTACGAATCCCTTCTGAATTTTCCCGACAGCCCGTTCGACGAGCTCGAACGCATGCAGCGCGAGCTGCAACAAGCGTTTGGCAATGCGGGCCGGCCAGGCAGTATTCGTGCGCTTGCCAGTGGCGCATTTCCGCCAATCAACGTCGGCAGTACGCCAACGGCTATCGAAATCTATGCCTTCGCACCGGGTATTGACCCGGCAACACTGGATGTCCAGATCTACCACGGCTTGCTGTCGATTTCCGGCGAGCGTGCCAGCCCGGAGAACAGCGAAATGCACTCGGTCTATGCCAACGAACGCTTTGCCGGCCGCTTCAAGCGCACCGTGAGCCTGCCTGAGGATGCCGATCCCGATAAGGTCGAGGCGCACTACCGCGATGGGGTGCTGCATATCACGGTGGGGCGACAAAAATCGGCCCAACCCAAGCGCATTGCGATCCAGTAA
- a CDS encoding Hsp20/alpha crystallin family protein: MNDKHPVTRTERKEAPATLLPRVDVYEDNDGILLVADLPGVSKDKLELRVESDTLQIEGDIAPDTPENMEAIYAEVRIARYSRAFSLSAELDTTRIDAQFRDGVLKLRIPKHAHAQPRKIKVKTA, encoded by the coding sequence ATGAACGACAAGCACCCAGTGACCAGAACCGAACGTAAGGAAGCCCCCGCAACGCTGCTGCCGCGGGTGGATGTGTACGAGGACAACGACGGCATCCTGCTCGTCGCCGATCTGCCCGGTGTATCTAAGGACAAACTCGAATTGCGGGTCGAAAGCGACACGCTGCAGATCGAGGGTGACATCGCCCCGGATACGCCGGAAAACATGGAGGCGATCTATGCCGAGGTGCGGATAGCGCGCTATAGCCGGGCCTTCAGTCTGAGCGCCGAGTTGGATACGACGCGGATCGATGCCCAGTTTCGCGACGGCGTGCTGAAGCTGCGCATTCCGAAGCATGCCCACGCGCAACCACGGAAGATCAAAGTGAAAACGGCGTGA
- a CDS encoding Hsp20/alpha crystallin family protein — MNKLSELKHGLEETWNSLSEGWRHLRDRTNGALTRFTPSAKATESAPSPAELQFPPAGWALLAGDLFEDNDKFVVRLEAPGLDKQDFDLEVRSDVLIVRGEKRYAQESGSGRYRVRQCAFGSFHRSIPLPIPVIAEKATANYRNGVLRIELPKAEHAGGRRIEVRPG, encoded by the coding sequence ATGAACAAGCTTTCAGAGTTGAAGCACGGGCTGGAAGAAACCTGGAACTCGCTCAGCGAAGGCTGGCGGCATCTGCGCGATCGAACCAACGGTGCGCTGACCCGCTTTACCCCTTCGGCCAAGGCGACGGAATCCGCGCCTTCACCTGCCGAGTTGCAGTTCCCCCCGGCGGGCTGGGCGCTGCTCGCCGGTGACCTGTTCGAGGACAACGACAAGTTCGTCGTGCGCCTTGAAGCGCCCGGCCTGGACAAGCAGGACTTCGATCTCGAAGTGCGCAGCGATGTACTGATCGTGCGCGGCGAAAAGCGCTATGCGCAAGAGTCCGGTTCAGGTCGCTACCGGGTCCGTCAGTGCGCCTTTGGCAGCTTCCATCGCAGCATTCCGCTGCCAATACCGGTGATTGCCGAAAAGGCCACGGCAAACTATCGCAACGGCGTACTGCGCATCGAACTGCCCAAGGCAGAACACGCCGGCGGTCGGCGCATTGAGGTCAGGCCCGGCTAG
- a CDS encoding 4'-phosphopantetheinyl transferase family protein, with product MSSHPLPTCCAPLDDHWPLPQPLATARLISTHFDPALLHAEDFNRSRIPPTKGVAKRQAEFLAGRLCAREALQRLIGSDAIPAVGADRAPQWPAGVTGSITHSNGWAAAIVARREDWRGLGLDVETLMSNARAERLLGEILTAAEQQRFIGLAPEQLGFIVTLSFSLKESLFKALYPLVQQRFYFEHAELLAWSDSGQARLRLLKDLSPEWSHGRELVGQFSLFDGRLLSLVGVPG from the coding sequence ATGAGTAGCCATCCCCTCCCCACCTGCTGCGCCCCGCTGGACGACCATTGGCCGCTGCCCCAGCCGCTAGCCACTGCTCGACTGATCAGCACGCACTTCGATCCCGCGTTGCTGCACGCGGAGGACTTCAACCGCAGCCGAATCCCCCCTACCAAGGGCGTAGCCAAGCGTCAGGCGGAGTTTCTGGCCGGTCGCCTGTGCGCGCGCGAGGCGCTGCAGCGCCTCATCGGTAGCGACGCAATACCCGCCGTCGGAGCAGATCGCGCGCCGCAGTGGCCAGCGGGAGTGACCGGCTCGATCACCCACAGCAATGGTTGGGCCGCCGCCATCGTGGCGCGCCGTGAAGACTGGCGTGGGCTTGGCCTGGATGTCGAAACGCTGATGAGCAACGCACGCGCAGAGCGCTTGCTCGGCGAGATCCTCACCGCCGCTGAACAGCAGCGCTTCATCGGGCTTGCGCCTGAACAGCTGGGTTTTATCGTGACCCTGAGCTTCTCCCTCAAGGAAAGTCTGTTCAAGGCGCTCTATCCGCTGGTGCAACAGCGTTTCTATTTCGAGCACGCCGAGCTGCTGGCGTGGTCCGACTCGGGCCAAGCCCGCCTGCGCCTGCTCAAGGATCTGTCGCCAGAGTGGTCACACGGGCGTGAGCTGGTCGGTCAGTTCAGCCTGTTCGACGGGCGCTTGCTCAGCCTGGTTGGCGTACCGGGTTGA
- the fhuF gene encoding siderophore-iron reductase FhuF, with translation MTAMQSILERLFPGELACFAETLALPDDPRPAVSVAALLEPAGLDERLSRLYGLELMQSQRSVLVSQYSKYYFMALIPPVLAASLLHDWRLPLAPDALRVVLSDNGLPQAVQLPDEGERWPDVPDDPFLRFAELVEGNLQPFIHTLAADGQVAPQVLWGNAGDYFETTLRRLAELTAASLTPGYAVLEARRCPDGTDNPLFAPIRYVPQAGVLQPRRERRVCCLRHRVAGIEHCEHCPLLRRMTPSPGANPGNGRVD, from the coding sequence ATGACTGCGATGCAGAGCATTCTCGAGCGGTTGTTCCCTGGCGAGTTGGCGTGCTTCGCCGAGACCCTGGCCTTGCCGGACGATCCGCGTCCCGCGGTGAGTGTGGCGGCGCTGCTGGAGCCCGCCGGGCTGGATGAGCGGCTGAGCCGCCTCTACGGTCTGGAGCTGATGCAAAGCCAGCGCAGCGTGCTGGTTTCGCAGTACTCGAAATACTATTTCATGGCACTGATCCCGCCGGTGCTGGCCGCCAGCCTGCTGCACGACTGGCGTTTGCCGCTGGCGCCGGATGCACTGCGCGTGGTGCTCAGCGATAACGGCCTGCCACAGGCCGTTCAACTGCCAGATGAGGGAGAGCGCTGGCCTGATGTGCCGGACGATCCTTTCTTGCGATTTGCTGAGCTGGTTGAAGGCAATTTGCAGCCGTTCATCCACACCCTGGCGGCCGATGGTCAAGTCGCGCCGCAAGTGCTGTGGGGCAATGCCGGGGATTATTTCGAGACCACGCTGCGCCGGCTGGCTGAGCTGACGGCGGCTTCGCTGACGCCGGGTTATGCCGTGCTAGAGGCTCGGCGGTGCCCGGATGGAACCGACAATCCATTATTCGCGCCGATACGCTATGTGCCGCAGGCCGGGGTTTTGCAACCGCGCCGAGAGCGACGGGTGTGCTGCTTACGGCACCGGGTAGCAGGCATCGAGCATTGCGAGCACTGCCCGTTGCTGCGCCGAATGACGCCCTCGCCTGGAGCTAATCCGGGCAATGGTAGGGTGGATTAG